The Paenibacillus dendritiformis region CGCAAAAAGGTTCACGAGGCGGGCGTAGCGGTCCGGGGGATGGAAGGCTTGGATGCCTCGCGCTGGGTTCTGCTCGATCTGGGCGATGTCGTTATCCACATCTTCCATCGCGAGGAGCGCGAATACTATAATATCGAGAAGCTGTGGTCCGACGCGAAAGTTGTGGAGATGGCATGACGCTGACCGCGGGCACGATAACACGGCTGCAGGTGGCACGGGAGGTGTCGCCTTACGGCTTCTTTCTGACAGACGGGGAACAGGACGTCATTCTTCATTATTCCGAATTGACAGGTCCCGTGAAGCCGGGGGACGAGGTCGACGTCTTTCTATTCTATGATACGGAGGATCGGCTCGCATCGACGCTGAAGCAGCCGTATCTGACTCTCGATCAGATTGCGCCGCTCCAGGTGGCGGACGTTCATCCACGATATGGCTGCTTCCTGGAAATGGGCATCGGGCGCCAGCTGCTGCTCCCGAAGAGCGAACTTCCTGAATACGAGCCGCTTCATCCCCAAGTCGGGGACACGGTCTATGTG contains the following coding sequences:
- the rsfS gene encoding ribosome silencing factor — its product is MTIQPRELLDIVVAAAEDKKAMDLVVLDLQGISLVADYFVICHGNSDTQVQAITNEVRKKVHEAGVAVRGMEGLDASRWVLLDLGDVVIHIFHREEREYYNIEKLWSDAKVVEMA